The Procambarus clarkii isolate CNS0578487 chromosome 37, FALCON_Pclarkii_2.0, whole genome shotgun sequence genome window below encodes:
- the LOC123765701 gene encoding uncharacterized protein yields MMVLNLRVSVCVVASVVLAVGASSKDDDPKPCVRPDLNKYCGCASGTPYTKVQCSCRDGEPLYLSENEADNLPYVPIQLEIHECSSVTLGPKLLTPTIIRVLALTNITNLTIDTDSLELFESISVIIDSIGNLTLMPRAVTIEPFDGITRSFNLNVTNSSFSHLPEDAIVYNNTDNLEIYAANNLSPCKCENVAWLTTKNYDKKQEEVAHSITCPEGLHLDQLSSTCGGANSVLWAMTTLAGSLMLLSYVYLGSSCLL; encoded by the exons ATGATGGTACTTAACCTGCGAGTCAGCGTGTGTGTGGTAGCGAGTGTGGTACTGGCAGTTGGCGCCAGTAGTAAGGATGACGATCCCAAACCCTGTGTGCGTCCCGACCTGAATAAGTACTGTGGTTGTGCTTCTGGTACTCCCTACACGAAGGTCCAGTGCTCATGTCGCGATGGAGAG CCACTGTACCTGTCAGAAAACGAGGCCGACAATCTGCCTTATGTGCCGATTCAACTGGAAATTCATGAGTGCTCCAGCGTCACGCTGGGGCCTAAGTTGCTTACCCCTACAATTATTAGGGTCCTGgctctcaccaacatcaccaacctgACGATTGACACCGACAGCCTCGAGCTCTTCGAATCCATCAGTGTGATCATTGACAGCATAGGGAACCTCACGTTGATGCCTCGAGCTGTTACCATCGAACCTTTCGACGGCATAACACGCAGTTTTAATTTAAATGTGACCAACTCCTCCTTCTCTCACCTGCCTGAGGATGCCATTGTCTACAATAACACAGATAATCTTGAGATATATGCGGCTAATAACTTAAGTCCGTGTAAGTGTGAAAATGTAGCCTGGCTCACCACCAAGAACTATGACAAGAAACAGGAGGAGGTTGCTCATTCGATCACTTGCCCAGAAGGATTACACCTTGACCAGCTGAGCAGCACCTGCGGCGGAGCAAACAGCGTCCTCTGGGCCATGACGACACTAGCTGGGAGCCTAATGTTGTTGAGCTACGTTTACCTTGGCTCTTCCTGTCTACTGTAA